Proteins found in one Bacteroidales bacterium genomic segment:
- a CDS encoding PQQ-binding-like beta-propeller repeat protein encodes MKKVVAVGLMILILSALELRAQDGQWRGPNRDGKYPETGLLKSWPGDGPELLLKKEGLASGYSSPVIVDDMIYISGRRDDRDVLTKLDMEGRIIWENDYGNAWNSSYPETRSTPTIEDGRIYIMGGLGTVVCMDAGSGAIIWQKDTHQEFGGEYHNWGMTESLLVTDKAVISSPTGEQTAVVALDKKDGSLLWKSEPRGGVRSYVSPVLIEHQGTRLILITTSKDIMAVDPDQGEIFWSIDLAADYGFGGGRRNNTNTPLYHQGEIFTTSGYDVQAVMLKLSDDGKSAEVKWHSGALDVHHGGVILLDGYLYGANWVNNGNGNWVCQEWDTGKVMWEETWYNKGSIIYADGLCYIFEEKQGHIGLLEPSPEGFKLISEFRLESRSGPYWAHKVINNKRLFVRHGDVLYVYDIAER; translated from the coding sequence ATGAAGAAGGTCGTAGCAGTTGGTTTAATGATATTGATATTAAGTGCTTTGGAGCTCAGGGCTCAGGATGGCCAGTGGCGCGGACCCAACCGGGATGGCAAATATCCCGAGACGGGACTGCTGAAAAGCTGGCCCGGGGATGGTCCGGAATTACTTTTGAAGAAAGAGGGATTGGCCAGTGGATATTCCTCCCCGGTGATTGTGGATGATATGATTTATATAAGCGGGCGCAGGGACGACCGTGATGTGCTGACCAAACTTGATATGGAAGGGAGGATTATCTGGGAGAACGATTACGGGAATGCCTGGAACAGTTCATATCCGGAAACACGCAGTACTCCCACCATTGAAGATGGACGTATTTATATAATGGGCGGACTGGGAACCGTGGTATGCATGGATGCCGGATCGGGAGCGATCATCTGGCAAAAGGACACCCATCAGGAGTTCGGGGGGGAGTATCATAACTGGGGCATGACCGAATCCCTGCTGGTAACCGATAAAGCGGTGATATCTTCTCCAACCGGAGAACAGACGGCTGTGGTAGCCCTGGATAAAAAGGACGGATCCCTGTTGTGGAAATCTGAGCCCCGGGGAGGGGTCCGCTCTTATGTCTCGCCCGTGTTGATAGAGCACCAGGGGACCAGGCTGATCCTGATCACTACCAGCAAGGACATTATGGCTGTGGATCCCGATCAGGGAGAGATCTTCTGGAGTATTGATCTGGCAGCGGATTACGGGTTTGGTGGCGGGAGAAGGAATAATACCAATACCCCTCTTTACCACCAGGGGGAGATCTTCACGACTTCCGGCTACGATGTGCAGGCTGTCATGTTGAAGCTTTCAGATGATGGTAAATCGGCAGAAGTAAAGTGGCACAGCGGGGCCCTGGATGTTCATCACGGGGGCGTAATTTTACTGGACGGATATCTCTACGGGGCAAACTGGGTCAACAATGGCAACGGTAACTGGGTATGCCAGGAATGGGATACCGGGAAAGTGATGTGGGAGGAGACCTGGTACAACAAGGGTTCCATCATTTATGCCGATGGATTATGTTATATTTTTGAAGAGAAACAGGGGCATATCGGACTTTTAGAGCCGTCGCCCGAAGGCTTTAAACTGATCAGTGAATTCAGACTGGAAAGCCGGTCAGGTCCCTACTGGGCACATAAGGTCATTAACAATAAAAGGCTGTTTGTGAGACACGGGGATGTGCTGTATGTGTATGACATAGCGGAGAGATAG
- a CDS encoding PQQ-like beta-propeller repeat protein: MNRGFLYVLLILLMVPGPELPGQDVQWRGPARDGIYPDTLLLKVWPEEGPEVLFVTRGIGRGFSSAVATGEMIYVTGIKDSVEYLTAMDLQGKILWQQAIGPCWDQSFPETRSTPTVEDDRVYVLSGKDKMVCFNARSGEQIWSVDIHQEYDSRWDMFGVSESVLLVDDKVITSPAGDYTQVIALDKMTGELVWKSRSMGAARSNMSPILIEHCRKEYVICSTQTHMIGVDPGNGEIQWDYHYNFLNEKKENTTILANTPIYRDSCLWISNGWDVPSVMLEIAPDGRSVFEKYKDRTFDNQNHGVVLVDGYLYGSNFTGRNSGKWVCMNWETGEIKWIGDFHNKGPIIYADGMLYISEKKRGLWRC; encoded by the coding sequence ATGAACAGAGGTTTTTTATATGTTCTTTTGATTCTTTTAATGGTCCCGGGTCCGGAGTTGCCGGGCCAGGATGTTCAGTGGCGCGGACCCGCGAGAGACGGGATCTATCCGGATACTTTGCTGTTGAAGGTGTGGCCCGAAGAGGGACCTGAAGTGCTGTTCGTCACCAGGGGGATCGGACGGGGATTCTCCTCGGCGGTTGCCACCGGAGAAATGATTTATGTGACCGGCATCAAAGATTCTGTCGAGTACCTCACCGCCATGGACCTGCAGGGAAAGATCCTGTGGCAGCAAGCGATCGGCCCCTGCTGGGATCAGTCTTTTCCGGAGACAAGAAGCACCCCCACCGTGGAGGATGACCGGGTCTATGTATTAAGCGGAAAGGACAAGATGGTTTGCTTCAACGCCCGGAGCGGAGAGCAGATATGGAGTGTGGATATTCATCAGGAGTATGATTCACGCTGGGACATGTTCGGCGTATCGGAGTCTGTACTGCTTGTGGACGACAAAGTGATTACCTCCCCGGCCGGCGATTACACCCAGGTCATTGCCCTGGATAAAATGACCGGCGAACTGGTCTGGAAATCCCGATCCATGGGGGCAGCACGTTCCAATATGTCGCCCATCCTGATCGAACACTGCAGGAAAGAATATGTGATATGCTCCACCCAGACTCATATGATCGGGGTGGATCCCGGGAACGGTGAAATACAGTGGGATTACCACTACAACTTTCTGAACGAAAAGAAAGAGAACACCACCATCCTTGCCAATACCCCCATCTACCGGGATTCCTGTTTATGGATCTCCAATGGTTGGGATGTACCCTCGGTAATGCTGGAAATAGCTCCCGACGGGAGATCTGTTTTTGAAAAATACAAGGACCGTACCTTCGATAATCAGAACCACGGGGTTGTTCTGGTCGACGGCTATCTGTACGGCTCCAATTTTACCGGACGGAACAGTGGAAAATGGGTTTGTATGAACTGGGAAACCGGCGAGATCAAATGGATCGGTGATTTTCATAACAAGGGCCCCATCATCTATGCCGATGGCATGCTCTATATCAGTGAAAAGAAGCGGGGTTTATGGCGCTGTTGA
- a CDS encoding PQQ-binding-like beta-propeller repeat protein, producing the protein MMKRLIALLAICTLFSEGFSQVPTSWRGPGRDGHYPENGLLKKWPAGGPEILWSYEQLGQGHSSAIVDQGYVFTTGMISEEGYLFKFDLNGKLVYKKKYGPEFTESFYGTRGTPTIMGDKIYLLSGHGKLYCFENETGDILWSKDLIKDFGGTNIQWGMNETPVIDGEIIYIIPGGKKNNLVALNRQTGETVWSTPGTGELTAYCTPLLFEHHGRKMLATHFESHLVGFDAATGEMLWKQHQPNEWSVHSNTPIYQDGRLFYLSGYGQGGGMLELSRDGNSVKKVWSHTRMDSRMGGAVLVDGYIYGSGDSRVWSCLDWESGEEKYTSGEIGIGAVIYADGMLYCYTQKGELALVKPNPSGFQVVSMTKVAKGSEQHWAHPVIYDGILYVRHGRALVAYKVK; encoded by the coding sequence ATGATGAAGCGTTTAATTGCCTTATTGGCCATATGTACCCTCTTTTCAGAGGGGTTTTCTCAAGTGCCTACCAGCTGGAGAGGTCCGGGGCGTGATGGCCACTATCCTGAGAACGGACTGCTGAAAAAGTGGCCCGCAGGTGGACCGGAGATCCTGTGGTCCTATGAACAACTTGGCCAGGGGCACTCTTCGGCCATTGTGGATCAGGGCTACGTGTTTACCACCGGAATGATCAGTGAAGAAGGCTACCTTTTTAAATTTGATCTGAATGGAAAGCTGGTTTATAAAAAGAAATACGGTCCTGAATTTACCGAGAGTTTCTATGGCACCCGCGGGACCCCCACCATTATGGGCGATAAGATCTATCTCCTGAGTGGTCATGGAAAACTGTACTGTTTCGAAAATGAAACCGGTGATATCCTTTGGAGCAAAGATCTGATTAAGGATTTTGGCGGCACAAATATTCAGTGGGGAATGAATGAAACACCGGTGATTGATGGAGAAATCATCTACATTATCCCGGGGGGAAAAAAGAATAATCTGGTGGCGCTGAACCGTCAAACGGGTGAAACTGTCTGGAGTACTCCCGGTACCGGGGAGCTTACTGCTTACTGTACTCCCCTGTTATTTGAACACCATGGAAGAAAGATGCTTGCCACCCATTTTGAATCTCACCTGGTTGGTTTTGATGCGGCCACCGGAGAGATGCTATGGAAACAACACCAGCCCAACGAGTGGTCTGTGCATTCCAATACTCCGATCTATCAGGATGGCAGGCTTTTCTATCTGAGCGGCTACGGCCAGGGAGGAGGCATGCTGGAACTTTCCCGGGATGGGAATTCGGTAAAAAAGGTATGGAGCCATACCCGGATGGACAGTCGTATGGGTGGTGCCGTCCTGGTGGATGGTTATATTTATGGTTCGGGCGACAGCAGAGTCTGGAGCTGCCTGGACTGGGAGAGCGGTGAAGAGAAATATACCTCCGGGGAGATAGGTATTGGCGCGGTGATTTATGCCGATGGCATGCTTTATTGTTATACCCAGAAGGGTGAACTGGCGCTTGTAAAACCAAATCCATCGGGCTTTCAGGTGGTCAGTATGACCAAAGTGGCCAAGGGTTCCGAGCAGCACTGGGCTCATCCGGTCATCTACGATGGCATTCTCTATGTAAGGCACGGAAGAGCGCTGGTAGCATATAAAGTTAAATAA
- a CDS encoding glycoside hydrolase family 2 TIM barrel-domain containing protein produces MKIIHWIVPGLVLILSSSIVYRAMESEPRVNTTIDLNWRFIQGDPEGAFLPEYNDSHWRYLSLPHDWMIEQKAESDHPSGTAGDFNPGGTGWYRKSIDLSVYHNKDQFYLLFEGLMRNADVYFNGTHLGKQENAYSGFCHDLSELVRMDTLNVIAVRTACSKLPGDRQCSGGGICSHVRLITTSSLHMEVWGEAVNSVIETSGRARMDVSVEFRNNSRKERRFELWYDILGPDGKLVAEGKSNEYLDRNSHGKATSSFTIENPLLWSPETPDLYTVHCYLRDGNRKLDHVSIRHGIRSAQFDPDRGFILNGQVLILKGVRPDHDGGEPGAAVPLETWKRRLGIYKEQGLNTLKLAPYPHAPEVLDLCDRMGFLVIESGLSDFMQRDRNHPSVILRRLGNESTEQLFIPGTKDGHHEIPSGLIDYPGESGKETPDSQSSIMANNELDGPGRIKANDQGDLADLTPSDADSKPVRKGKQLLILQAGGEPGDLVISAAAEGLNTSKTEILLNH; encoded by the coding sequence ATGAAAATCATCCACTGGATCGTACCGGGCCTTGTGCTTATCCTGTCAAGCTCAATTGTTTACCGGGCCATGGAGAGCGAACCCAGGGTGAACACCACCATCGATCTGAACTGGAGATTCATCCAGGGTGATCCTGAGGGAGCCTTTCTACCCGAATATAACGATTCGCACTGGCGCTATCTCTCCCTGCCCCATGACTGGATGATTGAGCAAAAGGCTGAGAGCGACCATCCCTCCGGAACAGCCGGGGACTTTAATCCGGGAGGTACCGGATGGTACCGGAAAAGCATTGATCTCTCAGTATACCATAACAAAGATCAGTTCTACCTGCTTTTTGAGGGGCTTATGAGGAATGCAGATGTCTATTTCAACGGAACGCACCTGGGAAAACAGGAGAATGCTTATTCCGGCTTCTGTCACGACCTTAGCGAACTGGTCAGAATGGATACCCTGAATGTCATTGCAGTCAGAACCGCTTGCAGCAAATTACCCGGCGATCGCCAGTGTTCAGGAGGAGGTATCTGCAGTCATGTAAGACTGATCACAACGAGTTCTCTGCATATGGAGGTATGGGGAGAAGCCGTAAACTCCGTGATTGAAACAAGCGGCCGGGCCCGGATGGACGTTTCTGTTGAATTCAGGAACAACAGCAGAAAGGAGCGTCGCTTTGAGCTTTGGTACGACATCCTGGGACCTGATGGAAAACTGGTGGCAGAAGGGAAAAGCAATGAATACCTGGACCGGAACAGCCATGGGAAGGCCACCAGTTCTTTTACTATTGAAAATCCGCTTCTCTGGTCGCCCGAAACCCCCGATTTGTATACGGTTCATTGTTACCTGAGGGACGGGAACAGGAAACTGGATCATGTGAGCATCCGGCATGGCATCCGTTCGGCTCAGTTTGACCCGGACAGGGGCTTTATCCTGAACGGCCAAGTATTGATCCTGAAGGGGGTCCGCCCCGACCACGATGGCGGGGAGCCGGGAGCGGCCGTTCCACTGGAGACCTGGAAGAGAAGACTCGGGATATACAAGGAACAGGGGCTTAATACTCTGAAGCTTGCACCCTATCCCCATGCCCCGGAAGTGCTTGATCTATGTGATAGAATGGGGTTTCTGGTCATTGAAAGCGGACTCTCCGATTTCATGCAACGCGACAGGAATCATCCATCTGTGATCCTCCGGAGACTTGGAAATGAGAGCACGGAGCAACTCTTCATCCCGGGCACTAAGGACGGGCATCACGAAATACCTTCCGGCCTGATCGACTATCCGGGGGAATCGGGCAAAGAAACTCCTGATTCCCAAAGCAGTATAATGGCCAACAATGAATTGGACGGACCTGGCAGAATCAAGGCCAACGATCAGGGCGATCTGGCAGATCTTACTCCCAGTGACGCCGATTCAAAGCCGGTCAGAAAAGGGAAGCAGCTTTTAATCCTCCAGGCAGGAGGTGAACCAGGCGACCTGGTTATCAGCGCAGCCGCGGAGGGACTAAACACTTCAAAAACAGAGATCCTGTTGAATCATTAA